From Microbacterium invictum, the proteins below share one genomic window:
- a CDS encoding gamma-glutamyltransferase family protein, with translation MAASTDATATATAQAVLERGGNAFDAVVAGGFVLHVVEPHLNGPGGDLVGIFHAEGADGPTVLMGQGPAPAGATIAHYRAEGLDLVPGAGGLAAAVPGAVDAWLVLLRDHGTWELGDVLAYAIGYARDGHPLLAQAAATIARVSGLFRDHWPTSADLWMPEGEVPAPGAMVRNPAYAAVLDRLVAAGAGAADRRARIDAGRAEWKTGLVATASTAFLAQPHRHSTGADHAAVLTADDFAAFDAGYERPVTAGFRGHTVAKAGSWSQGPALLEALRILDGFTDDRLDPQTPAGAHTIVETLKLALADRDAYLGDGAPVDALLDEAYISGRRAQIGGTASHQWRPGAVPGRTPFHPPLRAEGGVAAGTGEPTVAPTGQTRGDTCHIDVVDRWGNIVAVTPSGGWLQSSPAIPELGFCLGTRLQMMWLDDAAPTALRPGARPRTTLTPTLVLKDGLPLFAMGTPGGDQQEQWQLPMLLRMLAGGYTAQQAIDAPTLHTTALVDSFWPRTWTPAGVVAEDRLGADVIDGLRARGHDVTRTGDWALGRLSAVGISREDGTVWAAANPRGMQGYAAGR, from the coding sequence ATGGCCGCGTCCACCGATGCCACGGCGACCGCGACGGCACAGGCGGTCCTCGAGCGCGGCGGCAACGCATTCGATGCGGTCGTGGCCGGCGGATTCGTCCTGCACGTCGTCGAACCGCACCTGAACGGCCCGGGCGGCGATCTGGTCGGCATCTTCCACGCCGAAGGGGCCGACGGCCCCACCGTGCTCATGGGCCAGGGGCCCGCTCCGGCAGGTGCGACGATCGCCCACTACCGCGCCGAGGGGCTCGACCTCGTTCCCGGGGCCGGCGGACTCGCGGCCGCCGTGCCGGGCGCCGTCGACGCCTGGCTCGTCCTGCTCCGCGACCACGGCACGTGGGAACTGGGCGATGTCCTCGCCTATGCGATCGGCTACGCCCGCGACGGCCACCCGCTGCTCGCGCAGGCCGCCGCCACCATCGCCCGCGTCTCCGGGCTGTTCCGCGACCATTGGCCCACCTCCGCTGACCTGTGGATGCCGGAGGGCGAGGTCCCGGCGCCCGGCGCCATGGTGCGCAACCCCGCCTATGCCGCGGTGCTCGACCGGCTGGTTGCGGCGGGCGCGGGCGCGGCGGATCGGCGCGCGCGCATCGACGCCGGGCGGGCGGAGTGGAAGACGGGGCTCGTCGCCACGGCATCCACCGCCTTCCTGGCGCAGCCGCACCGGCACTCGACCGGCGCCGACCACGCCGCCGTCCTCACCGCGGACGACTTCGCCGCCTTCGATGCCGGCTATGAGCGGCCGGTGACAGCCGGGTTCCGCGGGCACACGGTCGCGAAAGCCGGCAGCTGGTCGCAGGGGCCGGCGCTGCTGGAGGCGCTGCGGATCCTCGACGGCTTCACCGACGACCGGCTCGACCCTCAGACTCCGGCCGGTGCGCACACGATCGTCGAGACCCTCAAGCTCGCTCTCGCCGACCGCGACGCCTACCTCGGGGACGGTGCGCCCGTCGACGCCCTGCTCGACGAGGCCTACATCTCCGGACGTCGCGCCCAGATCGGCGGGACGGCGTCGCACCAGTGGCGCCCCGGCGCTGTTCCCGGACGCACCCCGTTCCACCCGCCCTTGCGCGCCGAGGGCGGCGTCGCGGCGGGGACGGGCGAGCCGACGGTCGCACCGACCGGTCAGACGCGCGGCGACACCTGCCACATCGACGTCGTCGACCGCTGGGGCAACATCGTCGCGGTCACGCCGTCGGGCGGCTGGCTGCAGTCCTCGCCGGCCATCCCCGAGCTGGGGTTCTGCCTGGGCACGCGCCTGCAGATGATGTGGCTCGACGACGCCGCACCGACGGCGCTGCGGCCCGGCGCGCGTCCGCGCACCACCCTCACCCCGACGCTCGTCCTCAAGGACGGACTGCCGCTGTTCGCGATGGGCACGCCGGGCGGCGACCAGCAGGAGCAGTGGCAGCTGCCGATGCTGCTGCGCATGCTCGCCGGCGGGTACACCGCCCAGCAGGCGATAGACGCGCCGACGCTGCACACGACGGCGCTGGTCGACTCGTTCTGGCCGCGCACGTGGACCCCCGCGGGCGTGGTCGCCGAAGACCGGCTCGGCGCGGACGTGATCGACGGTCTCCGCGCCCGCGGTCACGACG
- a CDS encoding aminopeptidase P family protein, whose product MSTHEGDTIAETETIPAESTTNRRQPFPSGFLEAISTGWADRPEQAPPQRPQAPYAAARRAAVSAAFPGKRLVIPAGALKQRSNDTDYPFRAHSAFAHLTGWGADAVPESVLVFEPTASGHEVTLYLRERADRTTAEFYGDASIGEFWIGPRPSLAGVATDLGIATAHIDRFSPVPGELVVDADDELTRFVSELRLVKDEYERAQLQLAVDVTARGFDDIVADLPRIIDTPRGERAVEGVFHLRARTDGNGEGYDTIAASGPHACYLHWTRNDGAVVPGDLILIDAGVEVDSLYTADITRTLPVSGTFTPIQRTIYETVREAADAAFAAAKPGVKFRSVHEAAMAVIAARVSEWGLLPVTAQEALDADTGGQHRRYMVHGTSHHLGLDVHDCAQARREMYYDGVLEPGMVFTIEPGLYFQIDDLTVPEEYRGIGVRIEDDILMTADGPVNLSAGIPRTADEVEAWIARSA is encoded by the coding sequence ATGAGCACGCACGAGGGCGACACGATCGCCGAGACCGAGACGATTCCGGCCGAGAGCACGACCAACCGCAGGCAGCCGTTCCCGAGCGGCTTCCTCGAGGCCATCTCGACCGGCTGGGCCGACCGCCCCGAGCAGGCGCCGCCGCAGCGCCCGCAGGCACCGTACGCCGCCGCTCGGCGCGCCGCGGTGTCGGCCGCCTTCCCCGGCAAGCGTCTCGTGATCCCGGCGGGGGCCCTCAAGCAACGCTCGAACGACACCGACTACCCGTTCCGCGCGCACTCCGCGTTCGCACACCTCACCGGGTGGGGAGCCGACGCGGTGCCCGAGTCGGTTCTGGTGTTCGAGCCCACGGCATCCGGTCACGAGGTCACCCTCTACCTGCGCGAGCGCGCCGACCGCACCACCGCCGAGTTCTACGGCGACGCGTCGATCGGCGAGTTCTGGATCGGGCCGCGCCCGTCCCTCGCGGGCGTCGCCACCGACCTCGGCATCGCCACGGCGCACATCGACCGGTTCTCGCCGGTCCCCGGCGAACTGGTCGTGGACGCCGACGACGAGCTGACCCGCTTCGTGTCGGAGCTGCGGCTCGTCAAGGACGAGTACGAGCGGGCCCAGCTGCAGCTCGCCGTCGACGTGACCGCCCGCGGGTTCGACGACATCGTCGCCGACCTGCCGCGCATCATCGACACCCCACGCGGCGAACGCGCCGTCGAGGGCGTGTTCCACCTGCGCGCGCGCACCGACGGCAACGGCGAGGGATACGACACGATCGCCGCATCCGGCCCGCACGCCTGCTACCTGCACTGGACGCGCAACGACGGCGCCGTCGTGCCCGGTGACCTGATCCTCATCGACGCCGGGGTCGAGGTCGACAGCCTCTACACCGCCGACATCACCCGCACTCTGCCGGTGTCCGGGACCTTCACCCCCATCCAGCGGACCATCTACGAGACCGTCCGCGAGGCGGCCGATGCCGCCTTCGCCGCCGCCAAGCCGGGCGTGAAGTTCCGCAGCGTGCACGAGGCCGCCATGGCGGTCATCGCGGCGCGGGTCTCGGAATGGGGTCTGCTGCCGGTGACCGCGCAGGAGGCGCTCGACGCCGACACCGGCGGCCAGCACCGCCGGTACATGGTGCACGGCACTTCGCACCACCTCGGCCTCGATGTGCACGACTGCGCGCAGGCACGGCGGGAGATGTATTACGACGGCGTCCTCGAGCCGGGGATGGTGTTCACCATCGAGCCGGGGCTCTACTTCCAGATCGACGACCTCACCGTGCCCGAGGAGTACCGCGGCATCGGCGTGCGCATCGAGGACGACATCCTTATGACCGCGGACGGACCGGTGAACCTGTCGGCCGGCATCCCCCGCACCGCCGACGAGGTCGAAGCCTGGATCGCCCGGTCGGCGTGA
- a CDS encoding endonuclease/exonuclease/phosphatase family protein — MLRLLGILVTLVAAIGAAVLTWPQFFRLEQTFPFAQIVSLRGVVVTACAVLAVVMLLLCLIRPMRAFAASVLVIAVVTGVINGGILFTRGTGESSLTTPGEEAIRVMTWNTAGAATDASIIAKTAVAMQVDIVALPETSIETGTEVAVLMREMGRPMWAHHEDFGDQAGYEEWDANSTSLLISPDLGDYAVVESESAGTSNTSQVPSVVAMPVDGEGPIVVAVHAVAPRAAHMAAWRADLQWLADQCAADDVIMAGDFNATVDHMERLGVDDATLGRCRDATTATGNGGVGTWSTEWPALLGAPIDHVLATDAWTATGSVVLDSLDGSGGDHRPVVVQFERAR, encoded by the coding sequence GTGCTGCGGTTGCTCGGGATCCTCGTGACGCTGGTCGCCGCGATCGGCGCCGCCGTGCTCACCTGGCCGCAGTTCTTCCGGCTCGAGCAGACGTTCCCGTTCGCGCAGATCGTGTCGCTGCGCGGCGTGGTCGTGACCGCGTGCGCCGTCCTCGCCGTCGTCATGCTCCTGCTGTGCCTCATCCGCCCGATGCGCGCCTTCGCGGCATCCGTTCTCGTGATCGCCGTCGTGACCGGCGTCATCAACGGGGGGATCCTCTTCACCCGCGGCACCGGCGAGTCGTCGCTGACCACGCCCGGCGAAGAGGCGATCCGCGTGATGACCTGGAACACGGCCGGCGCGGCCACGGACGCGAGCATCATCGCGAAGACCGCCGTCGCCATGCAGGTCGACATCGTGGCGCTGCCCGAGACGTCGATCGAGACGGGCACCGAGGTCGCCGTCCTCATGCGCGAGATGGGCCGTCCGATGTGGGCGCACCACGAGGACTTCGGCGACCAAGCGGGCTATGAGGAGTGGGATGCCAACTCGACGAGTCTGCTGATCTCGCCCGACCTCGGGGACTACGCCGTCGTCGAGTCCGAGTCGGCGGGCACCTCGAACACCTCCCAGGTGCCCAGCGTCGTGGCGATGCCCGTCGACGGGGAGGGGCCCATCGTCGTCGCCGTCCACGCGGTCGCGCCGCGCGCGGCGCACATGGCCGCCTGGCGCGCCGACCTGCAGTGGCTCGCCGACCAGTGCGCGGCGGACGACGTGATCATGGCCGGCGACTTCAACGCGACCGTCGACCACATGGAGCGTCTCGGCGTCGATGACGCGACCCTCGGGCGCTGCCGGGACGCGACGACCGCGACCGGCAACGGCGGCGTGGGCACCTGGTCGACCGAGTGGCCGGCACTGCTGGGCGCACCCATCGACCACGTCCTGGCCACCGATGCGTGGACGGCCACCGGATCGGTCGTGCTCGACTCCCTGGACGGGTCCGGCGGCGATCACCGCCCGGTCGTGGTCCAGTTCGAACGCGCACGCTGA
- a CDS encoding PHP domain-containing protein codes for MSTGRGARGSRRAQRGWEGPSDLHLHSSHSDGTEPPAEVMAAAHRHGLRTAALTDHDSTAGWAEAAEAAASLGMTLIPGMELSARHEWRSVHVLGYLFDPDDSTLRALTDRIRESRLSRIRTMADRIGRDYDLSWEDIVAHTAVGATIGRPHIADALISKGIVVDRGEAFADILHPGGSYYVDLYAPDPVTAVEAIAGAGGVAVVAHPAGRAGLLPQRMTQRMLDAGLAGFELGHRENRPDAVAKLDALVRANDLIVTGSSDYHGRGKPNVPGEHTTSDEMVARIIERATGSAPVYP; via the coding sequence ATGTCGACAGGGCGAGGCGCGCGCGGATCGCGCCGTGCGCAGCGGGGGTGGGAAGGCCCGAGCGACCTGCACCTGCATTCCTCGCACTCCGACGGCACCGAGCCGCCTGCCGAGGTCATGGCGGCGGCGCACCGCCACGGGCTGCGCACCGCGGCGCTGACCGATCACGACTCGACGGCCGGCTGGGCCGAGGCGGCCGAAGCGGCGGCATCCCTCGGCATGACGCTGATCCCGGGGATGGAGCTGTCGGCCCGCCACGAGTGGCGCAGCGTCCATGTGCTGGGCTACCTGTTCGACCCCGACGATTCCACGCTACGTGCGCTCACCGACCGCATCCGCGAGTCGAGGCTGTCGCGCATCCGGACGATGGCCGACCGGATCGGCCGGGACTACGACCTGTCGTGGGAGGACATCGTCGCCCACACGGCGGTCGGGGCGACGATCGGCCGGCCGCACATCGCCGATGCGCTGATCTCGAAGGGGATCGTCGTCGACCGCGGCGAGGCCTTCGCCGACATCCTCCACCCCGGCGGCTCCTATTACGTCGACCTGTACGCACCCGACCCGGTCACCGCGGTGGAGGCGATCGCCGGTGCCGGCGGCGTGGCCGTCGTCGCGCATCCGGCGGGGCGCGCGGGACTGCTGCCGCAGCGGATGACGCAGCGCATGCTGGATGCGGGACTCGCGGGGTTCGAGCTCGGCCATCGCGAGAACCGGCCCGATGCGGTCGCGAAGCTCGACGCGTTGGTGCGGGCGAACGATCTGATAGTCACCGGGTCGAGCGACTATCACGGCCGCGGCAAGCCGAACGTGCCCGGCGAGCACACGACGTCGGACGAGATGGTCGCCCGCATCATCGAGCGGGCAACCGGAAGCGCCCCCGTCTACCCCTGA
- a CDS encoding SHOCT domain-containing protein, with the protein MRFLDAAVEYQGFWGSFWDLIWWFLMAFIFVSYLFALFAIIGDIFRDDKLAGGWKAVWIVFLIFVPFLTALIYLIARGTGMGKRSAAQASKYQAAQEDYIRQVAGASATDQIAQAKALLDSGTITQAEFDALKAKALA; encoded by the coding sequence ATGCGCTTCCTTGACGCAGCTGTGGAGTACCAGGGCTTCTGGGGTTCCTTCTGGGACCTCATCTGGTGGTTCCTCATGGCATTCATCTTCGTGTCCTACCTGTTCGCGCTGTTCGCGATCATCGGGGACATCTTCCGTGACGACAAGCTGGCCGGCGGCTGGAAGGCCGTCTGGATCGTGTTCCTGATCTTCGTCCCGTTCCTCACCGCGCTGATCTACCTCATCGCGCGCGGCACCGGCATGGGCAAGCGCTCGGCCGCACAGGCGTCGAAGTACCAGGCTGCGCAGGAGGACTACATCCGACAGGTCGCAGGCGCCAGCGCCACCGACCAGATCGCGCAGGCGAAGGCCCTGCTCGACTCGGGCACCATCACGCAGGCCGAGTTCGACGCCCTCAAGGCCAAAGCACTCGCCTGA
- a CDS encoding DEAD/DEAH box helicase, whose product MTTFAELGVDQDIVEALATKGIVDSFPIQEQTIPLGLPGQDIIGQAKTGTGKTFGFGIPVVQRLGLDPAPGVKALIVVPTRELAVQVYEDMDMLTSNRSTSVVAIYGGKAYEGQIDQLKAGAQIVVGTPGRLIDLNNQRLLDLSGATEVVLDEADKMLDLGFLADIEKIFTKVAPVRHTQLFSATMPGPIVALARRFMTNPIHIRATDPDEGLTQANIKHLVYRAHSLDKDEIIARILQAEGGTKAVIFTRTKRAAQKLVDELNDRGFNAGSVHGDMSQEARERSMAAFKAGKKDVLIATDVAARGIDVDDVTHVINHTIPDDEKTYLHRAGRTGRAGKTGIAVTFVDWDDLHKWALINRALEFGQPEPVETYSSSPHLYEDLDIPAGTKGRIATAPKTQSVRTQKPGRAADAAADTGEDGSRRRRRRRSGTTPVGSTFTEGVDAGASAPASTEARASDASDQDGAGTHDGAGKEHHDGKPAVARRRRRRRHSGGNAPVQGA is encoded by the coding sequence GTGACCACATTCGCCGAGCTCGGTGTGGATCAGGACATCGTCGAAGCCCTCGCCACCAAGGGCATCGTCGATTCGTTCCCGATCCAGGAGCAGACCATCCCCCTCGGCCTCCCCGGCCAGGACATCATCGGCCAGGCCAAGACGGGAACCGGCAAGACCTTCGGTTTCGGCATCCCGGTCGTGCAGCGCCTCGGCCTCGACCCGGCGCCCGGGGTGAAGGCCCTGATCGTGGTGCCCACCCGCGAACTGGCCGTCCAGGTCTACGAGGACATGGACATGCTCACCTCGAACCGCTCGACGAGCGTCGTGGCCATCTACGGCGGCAAGGCGTACGAAGGCCAGATCGACCAGCTCAAGGCGGGCGCGCAGATCGTCGTGGGCACCCCGGGCCGGCTGATCGACCTGAACAACCAGCGCCTGCTGGACCTGTCAGGCGCCACCGAGGTCGTCCTCGACGAGGCCGACAAGATGCTCGACCTCGGATTCCTCGCCGACATCGAGAAGATCTTCACGAAGGTCGCTCCGGTACGCCACACGCAGCTGTTCTCGGCGACCATGCCCGGTCCGATCGTGGCCCTGGCCCGCCGGTTCATGACCAACCCCATCCACATCCGCGCGACCGACCCCGACGAGGGGCTCACGCAGGCCAATATCAAGCACCTCGTCTACCGTGCGCACTCGCTCGACAAGGACGAGATCATCGCGCGGATCCTGCAGGCCGAGGGCGGCACGAAGGCGGTCATCTTCACCCGCACCAAGCGCGCGGCGCAGAAGCTCGTCGACGAGCTGAACGACCGCGGCTTCAATGCCGGCTCCGTCCACGGCGACATGAGTCAGGAGGCGCGGGAGCGCTCGATGGCCGCGTTCAAGGCCGGCAAGAAAGACGTCCTGATCGCGACGGACGTCGCCGCCCGCGGCATCGACGTCGACGACGTCACCCACGTCATCAACCACACCATCCCCGACGACGAGAAGACCTACCTGCACCGCGCCGGCCGCACCGGACGCGCCGGCAAGACCGGCATCGCAGTCACCTTCGTCGACTGGGACGACCTGCACAAGTGGGCGCTCATCAACCGCGCTCTCGAGTTCGGCCAGCCCGAGCCCGTCGAGACCTACTCGTCGAGCCCCCACCTGTACGAGGATCTCGACATCCCCGCCGGCACCAAGGGTCGCATCGCGACGGCGCCGAAGACCCAGTCCGTGCGCACGCAGAAACCGGGCCGTGCTGCCGATGCGGCCGCCGACACGGGCGAGGACGGCTCACGTCGCCGCCGCCGGCGTCGCTCAGGCACCACCCCGGTCGGGTCGACCTTCACCGAAGGAGTGGATGCCGGCGCCTCGGCGCCCGCATCCACTGAGGCCCGCGCGTCCGATGCCTCCGACCAGGACGGCGCCGGTACGCACGACGGCGCCGGCAAGGAGCACCACGACGGCAAGCCCGCCGTCGCGCGCCGCCGCCGTCGTCGCCGCCACTCAGGAGGCAATGCGCCCGTCCAGGGAGCATGA
- a CDS encoding ferritin-like fold-containing protein, producing the protein MVNWFWKRKRPLTRTLRVRSRGDYGDVRRVDFAELAPEIDTYLGQAAYLQLGFFETLSDLIAPTPELSQKESLSLAAGAALLKHRALVDVIRERGDDPLDVMLPFREPLDTFRRATHGARPLETMLSVQITAGMLDDFYLALSASYGATGKQVAEILQADDDRDALVSILKDAIDSDPEWSSLLALWGRRLVGDTLLIARAALGSQALDEEEEARVDPVFTDLLGAHSRRMAQLGLDA; encoded by the coding sequence GTGGTCAACTGGTTCTGGAAGCGCAAGCGCCCGCTGACGCGTACGCTGCGCGTGCGTTCCCGCGGCGACTACGGCGACGTGCGGCGGGTGGATTTCGCGGAGCTGGCTCCCGAGATCGACACCTACCTCGGTCAGGCCGCGTACCTGCAGCTGGGCTTCTTCGAGACGCTCAGCGACCTGATCGCGCCCACGCCGGAGCTGTCGCAGAAGGAGTCGCTGTCGCTGGCCGCCGGCGCCGCGCTGCTGAAGCACCGCGCTCTGGTCGACGTCATCCGCGAACGCGGGGACGACCCCCTCGATGTCATGCTGCCGTTCCGCGAGCCGCTGGACACGTTCCGCCGCGCGACGCACGGGGCGCGGCCGCTCGAGACGATGCTGTCGGTGCAGATCACCGCGGGCATGCTCGACGACTTCTACCTCGCCCTCTCGGCCAGCTACGGCGCGACCGGCAAGCAGGTGGCCGAGATCCTGCAGGCGGACGACGACCGCGACGCGCTCGTGTCGATCCTGAAGGATGCCATCGACTCCGACCCCGAGTGGTCGTCGCTTCTCGCCCTCTGGGGCCGGAGACTCGTCGGCGACACCCTGCTGATCGCGCGCGCCGCACTGGGCTCACAGGCGCTCGACGAAGAGGAAGAGGCCCGGGTGGACCCGGTGTTCACCGACCTGCTGGGCGCGCACTCGCGCCGGATGGCGCAACTGGGCCTGGACGCCTGA
- a CDS encoding DUF3107 family protein produces MEIRIGLADTARELTFESDESADAVKKTVTSALEEGAGFVSFADTRGSSYIVPTARIAFVEVGTEESRRVGFVA; encoded by the coding sequence GTGGAGATCCGCATCGGCCTGGCCGACACCGCCCGTGAGCTCACGTTCGAGTCCGACGAATCGGCCGACGCCGTCAAGAAGACCGTGACGAGCGCGCTCGAAGAGGGTGCCGGCTTCGTCAGCTTCGCCGACACCAGGGGCAGCTCCTACATCGTGCCCACCGCGCGCATCGCATTCGTCGAGGTCGGGACCGAGGAGTCTCGCCGCGTCGGCTTCGTCGCCTGA